The Castanea sativa cultivar Marrone di Chiusa Pesio chromosome 11, ASM4071231v1 genome contains a region encoding:
- the LOC142616443 gene encoding uncharacterized protein LOC142616443, with protein MAVDIGILRIRLTDQWLTMALMGGFARIGNNEITILANDAEKGSDIDPQEAWQALEVVEANLSKVEGNRQTIKTNLALSGARTRMEALNMILQVAKVSKLEAVIGLPKFGKIEKNVCGPCQLGKQTKSTHPKVNVVATSCPLELLHVDLIGPTRMESMGGKRYIMVVVDFSRYSWVEFLSKKSEACEKMERLCKKLQNEKGVPMVKIRSDHGKEFENTKFEAFCNEHDIKKEFLAPKTSENLGKFDAKSDKGIILGYSVNSRPYKVYKKRIKTGSKNFTQSSEKKTTPTTTKRETRSTQGSLSPLTPLEVQPPISLDEEPSTSKKPSLKVTLNHPKSNIISDLDEGLCLRGGPSYSVNHVTYHYYLAQFEPKKVEEALKDENWVESKYQELHQFVRNDVWELVPRPKDTYVIGTKWIFKNKINKDGEVVQKKSRLVAQGYTQVEGLDFDESFALVARLESIRILLSIACITNFKLYQMDVKSAFLNGLLHEEVFVEQSKGFLDPHFLNYVLRLKKVLYGLKQAARAWYDCLMFYLLDRSFKRGEANHTLFVK; from the exons ATGGCTGTAGATATAGGTATTTTGAGAATACGCCTTACCGACCAATGGCTAACGATGGCTCTGATGGGCGGTTTCGCTCGAATAGGTAATAATGAGATCACTATTTTAGCAAATGATGCAGAAAAGGGTAGTGACATTGATCCACAAGAAGCTTGGCAAGCTCTTGAAGTAGTGGAAGCTAACTTGAGTAAAGTTGAAGGCAATAGACAAACAATTAAGACAAATCTAGCTCTCAGTGGAGCTAGGACACGAATGGAGGCTCTTAATATGATTTT GCAAGTGGCAAAAGTCTCAAAGCTTGAAGCTGTGATTGGTTTGCCGAAATTTGGAAAGATTGAGAAAAATGTTTGTGGCCCATGTCAATTGGGAAAACAAACTAAATCAACCCATCCCAAAGTAAATGTTGTTGCTACATCTTGTCCATTGGAGTTGCTTCATGTTGATCTAATAGGTCCAACGAGAATGGAAAGCATGGGTGGAAAAAGATACATCATGGTTGTGGTTGATTTCTCAAGGTACTCTTGGGTGGAATTTCTTAGTAAAAAGTCGGAGGCATGCGAAAAGATGGAAAGACTGTGCAAGAAGCTTCAAAACGAAAAGGGAGTTCCCATGGTCAAAATCAGAAGTGACCATGGGAAGGAGTTTGAGAATACTAAATTTGAAGCATTTTGCAATGAGCATGATATCAAGAAGGAATTCTTAGCTCCAAAGACTTC GGAAAATCTTGGGAAGTTTGATGCCAAGAGCGACAAAGGGATTATCCTAGGATACTCTGTAAATAGTAGGCCTTATAAAGTGTACAAGAAGCGCATAAAAACG gggtctaaaaactttACACAATCATCGGAAAAGAAAACTACTCCTACCACAACAAAAAGGGAGACTAGATCAACTCAAGGGTCGTTAAGTCCATTAACCCCTCTGGAAGTTCAGCCTCCAATCTCCCTTGATGAAGAACCTTCCACTTCTAAGAAACCCTCGTTAAAAGTGACTCTCAATCATCCCAAAAGCAACATAATCAGTGATTTGGATGAAGGCCTTTGTTTGAGAGGAGGACCGAGCTATAGTGTGAACCATGTGACGTATCATTACTACCTTGCTCAATTTGAGCCAAAGAAAGTGGAAGAAGCCTTGAAAGATGAAAATTGGGTAGAATCCAAGTACCAAGAGTTACATCAATTTGTTAGAAATGACGTATGGGAATTGGTTCCAAGACCCAAAGACACATATGTGATTGGTACCAAGTGGATCTTCAAGAATAAGATCAATAAGGATGGTGAAGTTGTGCAAAAAAAATCTAGATTGGTGGCTCAAGGATATACTCAAGTTGAAGGTTTAGATTTTGATGAATCATTTGCTCTAGTAGCAAGACTTGAGTCAATTCGAATTCTTCTTTCCATAGCATGTATTACGAATTTCAAGCTatatcaaatggatgtgaagagTGCATTTTTGAATGGGCTTCTACATGAGGAAGTGTTTGTTGAGCAATCAAAGGGATTCCTAGATCCACATTTTTTGAACTATGTTCTAAGATTGAAGAAAGTTTTATATGGGTTGAAGCAAGCAGCAAGAGCATGGTATGATTGTCTTATGTTTTATCTTTTGGACCGTAGCTTCAAGAGAGGTGAAGCTAATCACACACTTTTTGTTAAATGA